GTCCATTAGATAAAGATGAATTAGGTTCAAGAACATGGTCATTTTTACATACAATGGCAGCATATTACCCTGATAATCCAACTGATGAACAAAAGTTGGATATGTCAAAGTTCTTTCACACATTTTCCAAGTTTTATCCTTGTTCTGTATGTGCAGAAGATTTACAAGagcaattaaaaaaaactCCGCCACAAACCAATTCACAGTCACAATTGAGTCAATGGCTTTGTATGATACATAacgaagtaaataaaaaacttGGAAAACCTGAATTTGACTGTAAATTAGTTGACCAAAGGTGGAGAGATGGCTGGCTTGATGGTTCATGTGACTGATGATTATTAGTTATGattgtaaattttgtaatgaAACCTATATGTGATATAAAAAGCACCATGTAAGTTTTTTGTAAATACTTG
This genomic window from Bombus fervidus isolate BK054 chromosome 5, iyBomFerv1, whole genome shotgun sequence contains:
- the Alr gene encoding evr1_Alr domain-containing protein Alr codes for the protein MSHEKPCRACMDFKSWAKSQKKAFDSEKETEKIEKESPPVNKVKRDDCPLDKDELGSRTWSFLHTMAAYYPDNPTDEQKLDMSKFFHTFSKFYPCSVCAEDLQEQLKKTPPQTNSQSQLSQWLCMIHNEVNKKLGKPEFDCKLVDQRWRDGWLDGSCD